In Oncorhynchus kisutch isolate 150728-3 linkage group LG7, Okis_V2, whole genome shotgun sequence, one DNA window encodes the following:
- the LOC116374600 gene encoding pollen-specific leucine-rich repeat extensin-like protein 3 translates to MEDLSPPPPGGMLLPSVLSPPPPGGMLLPSVLSPPPPGGMLLPSVLSPPPPGGMLLPSVLSPPPPGGMLLPSVLSPPQPGSMLLPSVLSPPPPGGMLLPSVLSPPPPGGMLLPSVLSPPPPGGMLLPSVLSPPPPGGMLLTSVLSPPPPGGMLLPSVLSPPPPGGMLLPSVLSPPPPGGMLLPSVLSPPPPGGMLLPSVLSPPPPGGMLLPSVLCGVYLSR, encoded by the coding sequence ATGGAggacctgtctcctcctccaccaggcGGCAtgctcctcccctctgtcctgtctcctcctccaccaggcGGCAtgctcctcccctctgtcctgtctcctcctccaccaggcGGCAtgctcctcccctctgtcctgtctcctcctccaccaggcGGCAtgctcctcccctctgtcctgtctcctcctccaccaggTGGCAtgctcctcccctctgtcctgtctcctcctcagccaGGCAGCAtgctcctcccctctgtcctgtctcctcctccaccaggcGGCAtgctcctcccctctgtcctgtctcctcctccaccaggcGGCAtgctcctcccctctgtcctgtctcctcctccaccaggcGGCAtgctcctcccctctgtcctgtctcctcctccaccaggcGGCATGCTCCTCACAtctgtcctgtctcctcctccaccaggcGGCAtgctcctcccctctgtcctgtctcctcctccaccaggcGGCAtgctcctcccctctgtcctgtctcctcctccaccaggcGGCAtgctcctcccctctgtcctgtctcctcctccaccaggcGGCAtgctcctcccctctgtcctgtctcctcctccaccaggcGGCATGCTcctcccatctgtcctgtgtgGTGTTTATCTCTCCAGATAG